The Theileria equi strain WA chromosome 2 map unlocalized gcontig_1105316255037, whole genome shotgun sequence genomic sequence aagaaacgGAAGTTGCGTGGAAAATACTAGTTTATCACGTACTAAATAACTTGTATGAGTCTATATGGAAGCTAATGATAGATGTTCTATACACTAGTAGTGAAAATGTCCTTTTAAAGACGGCAATAACGTTTGTGTCTAGAATGGTTGAAAATTATAGCACATATTTGTCTCTACCACTGATCCAAGACCTATTAGTTGCTTCAATGGGTGACTATAGTATAAACGTTAGGGAGCAAGCTGTTAAAGTATATTTCACGTTCATGGTAACAAATCCctataattttaaaaattgtATCAGTGAAAATGTAATAAAGAGACTTTTATTGTGTACAAAAGATGTTAACTGGCGTATTAGGTTATGTTCTACGAACATTTTGCACATGTATCTTTCTCTGGAAACTAGTTTAGAATCTCTAGAAATTGTTTCTGCTATAGCTGAATATACTTCAGATTTTGAAAGGGAACATCAGTCTGTTAAAAATGCCTATGTAAACCTGCTTGCGAGTTcattcttcattttcaacaATGGTAATTTTTTGGATTCAAATAATGGGAAAAtggatttggaaaaggttaAAATTAGCgaaaaatttgtaaaaattaTTCTTTATAAAATGGGAGCATACAAGGGAAAAGTTAACCCTATTGTAATTATGGTAAATAACCTAAAAAAAAATTTCAAGTGCGTGTCAACTCCTCTAGCATATTTTTCTGGTGCAAAGAATGTATATTTTCATACTAATGGAAAGTCTTTAAATGAAGGTGTGAATGCCCTTCCAGAGGCAAATCTCAAGTCTGTAATGTCAACAGattctataaatttatatattGACGGCATAATCGAAAAATGGCTAAATGTATTGCTTGATTTGTTTCTCTTTAAAAGATCCCAAGGATCAACGTATCATGAATTAGCCGAGGTTTTGTGTGTTACAAAACTTGTGGGTGAGGTAAATCCGAAATTATTTGCAACACACctcatttattttttaCCATATTTGAGAGTAGATTCAGCAACAGTACTAGATTATAATAGGATAAATATCATTATTCTCGTTGCCAATCTAGCTTCTATGGTATCTGCTAGTATGAGCAAAGATGACTGCGATGAAACCACGTTAAGAGATATTGATTCCAGTGTACAGAAACTGGTAGACTATGACTCTCCTGCACTAACAAGGGCTATCATTCAGTTGCTAGCTTCAAATGCTAAAGTTATTTCATATGGTTTCAGCGAGCACATTGAACCTATTTTTACAACCACATTTTCTAATCTGACAagcattaaaaatatgttCGAAAACTCCAAGGAAAATATGCACATAATTTCCAATGGAGAAATATTAAAGAATGCATGGAAACTAGCTTGTATATCTGAATTTGTGGACTTTACAACATATCGATTGAACGGAATATCCGATCTTAGCAGTGGCATATTTGAacttttcataaatttgtCACTATTGTATCATGATTTAAAGCTTTGGAATATATCTGGTATGTTTGTTCAGTGTGTTGCTAGATTCACAATGAACACTGACAATTTGAAAGCGATTGACCCTAAAAGATTGAAGGATATGCTTTTGAAAGTCCACAATTGTTCATTTACTCACATTAGTACGATAAATTCTGGTATGATGCTCCTCTATCAACTTTTATCAAACTACCAAACTCTATCAGGTGACTCTGTATTCAAGGACCATGTCGCTGCATTATTTACAGCAGCGAACGTATTTATTCGtaccttttcttccataaTATCCCAACTGTGTTCACTCTACAATGAATGTTCCTCAACTCCTGAACATGAAAAAAATGTTGAGTTTGCCCCTAAGGAGAGTACAAATGGTATTGCTGGATACGAGAATTTAACAAAACAATCCGACGTTTATATAGCTGGAAATGACACACACATGGATAGAGTGATGAGCATGGAAATCATAGGAATGATTCTGGTAAATAGGCTAACACACCCGGAGCTACTATtaccatttatatttttacacATGATATCCGATGATTTGAACCTGCAGAGATTGGCAGAGCACAATCTCAAGTTGGTGATTAAGCAAGATGTTAATATATTTCTGAATAAGCTCAGTATGTGCTTCCAGAGCCTAATGATTTTAATTGTGGAAAGCTTTTTCAAGTCGTGCAACTCTCCTGTTCTCGGAGCATTTGGAGGCTCTACACATGCGAGAATGCACGGATTCGTACGTATATACCTGGAAGTTTTGGAAGCAAAGCGAAAGAATGCCCAGAGGTTTATCAAGGCTTTATTGGCACAAACGGTGGTGGTTTTCGATGAGGGGTTCAAAACAAGAACTATGAATCTCATAAGAGACAAAAGCAACTGGTCACAAGTGAATGAAACCCTGGACATTGGCCAAAGATCCAATAAGGGCAAAGCCTTGGGGATAAAAAAGGTCACTAGAGACCTGCTTTGCAAGATAAAGGACACTGTTGACGGAGAGGAGCGTAACGAATATGCCTTTGGATACTTTTCATGCCTCTATATCAACCTGGTGACTACCATTCTGGACAAGTTACCTGTGAAGGACAAAAAGGACTCGCAATTCATCACTAGCAATGTCAGAACCTTGGTAGACAACAGCATCCAAATCGTGGATACCAACAAGGACCTCTTAAAGTTCAGGAACCGGCAATTAGCGCAGCATAGTAACAAGATAAAACGCATCTACAGGTGACTAGTATCTACCTTGTTAATCTTTCTACCCTTGTATGTATGCTATCAGTAGAGTAGTTTGTTTTTAAGTACGTTTGCCCTGGTGAAGAACACTGGAGCTCAAATTTCTAGTGCTGACTCGGTGCCAAAAGGCAACGTTCGTCTATTGTGGTGTCTTAGTTCAATCATACCGAGAGGATCAAATTAAATTTTCACACATTGACTGTATGATACGAGATGGCGGATAACGAAGCTAAGGATCTCTCGCAAGCTGGAAACGAGCATATCCAGCTCAAAGTGCGTTCACCTGTTGGTTTCCTGCACATTTCATCGAGACACACTTTTTGTAGGACGGATCGGAGGTCTACTTTAAGATTAAGAAAAAGACAAAGCTGGAGAAACTCATGACTACCTATTGCAGCCGTCTAGGCAAGTCTCCAGACGCAGGTTCGTCCATTTCTCAACTCTCGCTCATTTGTAGTTCGTTTCTTGTTCGATGGTGATCGTATCAAGGGGGATTCCACTCCGGAAGAGTTAGGCATAGAGCACGGGGACATCATTGATGCTATGGTTCAGCAAACTGGAGGCTCGTGTTaaattttattttaaatttccTACATTTCACTTATCCTTGTCTCCGTATGCGTCATTCTCGGCCCTGGCGTTCGGGACTTGAGGATGCGCCACTCCACACATTCGGCCTCTCTGGGTCTGCGTTAGTTGAAGTAAATGACACCTTTGGGGTGTCTCGTGTTGTTTGCCATTATAATTGCAAAGGTAGGATGCGTTTTGCGTTGTTTTGTCTCCGCGTCTCATTGGATTCTGATAATGTATTTACAGGACACTTGTATGGCGTTCAAGGCCGACTGGTACTCTTTGCGAGGTTTTTTAATGCAAACACATTTCAGATTCTACAGGAATATCAAGGCCTTGGCCCGCCAATGACGTCCAAAAGACACACAGAACAAGGAGCCATTCGGACACTAAAAACGTTATAGGTTTGTCTTTCCACCTAAAATAGAGTCCTTAGGGATCCCTAAAGTCGCATACAGAATCCCAGGGACGAATCACATAGAATGGGAAGATATACACAACAGGTTTGTTGTGGCAATATTCACTCGGAAGATGTGATTTAGGCTGTTTCGCGAAAGAATACTCTTTGTCAGTCAACCCCTAACCGACGACTATGCTAACCAGCTCATTGCTGCAATTCTTTGTCTAGATAGTGAAACGAATATCAAACCAATCACTCTCTACATAAACAGCATCGGCGGGAATATTCAGGCTGGGCTATCCCTCTATGATACACTACGGCATGTTAAATCGCAAATTATAACAATAAACGTTGGTTTGTGTGCATCCACAGCCACTTTGCTACTTGGTGCTGGAACTCCTGGAAAAAGATTTGGACTCCGTCACTCCAGGGTATTGCTGCTTCAACCAAGTGGTACAGCCGAAGGCACTGCGGAACAGATCAGAATAGAAGCTCAACACATTTCTAACATTAAAAAGAATATAATCGAAATTTACAGGTAACGGGTACTCAAATAAATTACCCCTTGCAGTaatataacaaaacaaCCGATAGAGAAAATTGCGGCTGATATCGAAAGAGACAATTTCATGTCGGTGCAAGAATCTAAAGATTACGGATTAATCGATGAAATAATAACCAATAGGGGAAACGATGATGTACCAATCGGAAAATAAATTTTATCTTACTGTCTACATGGATAAGCAATCGTTTTGAACATTAGCGTTCTGGACACATGAGTCTAAAACTCATTTGACTCACCATTCAACTGTGCAATAGGTACGACGTTTCATATGAATATTTAATGATTCTTACCTTGGCCTTTAACATTATTTCTATGGGAATGAATAGGCAGGTGACTAGGGATTTTCTCGTCACAAAGCTAGGATAAACTATTGGGAAAATGCATGCTAATCTCTCGATCATTGTGTCATTTCTCATGTTTAACTCGTGGATATCCCAAACGGTGAGGGTTCATGAATAATCTCATTCACCC encodes the following:
- a CDS encoding ATP-dependent Clp protease proteolytic subunit, putative (encoded by transcript BEWA_042560A), whose product is MTPLGCLVLFAIIIAKDTCMAFKADWYSLRGISRPWPANDVQKTHRTRSHSDTKNVIGIPKVAYRIPGTNHIEWEDIHNRLFRERILFVSQPLTDDYANQLIAAILCLDSETNIKPITLYINSIGGNIQAGLSLYDTLRHVKSQIITINVGLCASTATLLLGAGTPGKRFGLRHSRVLLLQPSGTAEGTAEQIRIEAQHISNIKKNIIEIYSNITKQPIEKIAADIERDNFMSVQESKDYGLIDEIITNRGNDDVPIGK
- a CDS encoding ubiquitin domain containing protein (encoded by transcript BEWA_042550A) produces the protein MADNEAKDLSQAGNEHIQLKDGSEVYFKIKKKTKLEKLMTTYCSRLGKSPDAVRFLFDGDRIKGDSTPEELGIEHGDIIDAMVQQTGGSC
- a CDS encoding conserved hypothetical protein (encoded by transcript BEWA_042540A), which translates into the protein MDDLKFHTHSHENGFENRRDMTDTQEERDPNFVSNGRIEEEIFHTLHIYGINTDGMRSLFKNDVLQFSKTIVERYYNALKPSTTLREETVFVEEGEVDQKRKELCSTEASDSNVDVVNGSVSSSVEDYSSAGTHKEKKRRTEKNIEDPHGEIKNIEQNTSDKLGVAVECDGKLHISDLDEGDAKSISTTIYDETHTFSPSNWEHCDFDAATEGINDSDSLEICHEYEHPSHKEGDMDRIYKSINNVTYFHSNINHLPKLFILKDATIEDLDKLNLAVDDFFNKENDVLHTLYVANVCLYNNVSVSNSVLIEKMLNHLKRVNLVDPLDDSKIRNLYSTTLDRLMSIIDKLPILGSIKYLDSLLFVFYNCKCIKDEIWPKMLKIIMLIVNRCEMQNSKDILFGIAKNIGKLSDENANFFATIFEYLVQHMSSLKQGTEFYNETKHVLENMVDLALFNSVSDSVLDNFKGFKCLFGEVCNNLCSPKIASTPFIVLELSLIFIKKYYSKNSASHIRRFSIKLCSIAATYIMPIFHEINVNYAQLIDEYVKYFSGKPIGLFKLNVVSLEKGLEVKKFSKLLVEDVKSYTLQYLSHVNSHNIDRNHCEFGHCIFYLALKWHFFLVNPQESFQVLRFCKMFKFLFENTNDSKRTLDNIVENINIVSLLSGNVQFYGDEETEVAWKILVYHVLNNLYESIWKLMIDVLYTSSENVLLKTAITFVSRMVENYSTYLSLPLIQDLLVASMGDYSINVREQAVKVYFTFMVTNPYNFKNCISENVIKRLLLCTKDVNWRIRLCSTNILHMYLSLETSLESLEIVSAIAEYTSDFEREHQSVKNAYVNLLASSFFIFNNGNFLDSNNGKMDLEKVKISEKFVKIILYKMGAYKGKVNPIVIMVNNLKKNFKCVSTPLAYFSGAKNVYFHTNGKSLNEGVNALPEANLKSVMSTDSINLYIDGIIEKWLNVLLDLFLFKRSQGSTYHELAEVLCVTKLVGEVNPKLFATHLIYFLPYLRVDSATVLDYNRINIIILVANLASMVSASMSKDDCDETTLRDIDSSVQKLVDYDSPALTRAIIQLLASNAKVISYGFSEHIEPIFTTTFSNLTSIKNMFENSKENMHIISNGEILKNAWKLACISEFVDFTTYRLNGISDLSSGIFELFINLSLLYHDLKLWNISGMFVQCVARFTMNTDNLKAIDPKRLKDMLLKVHNCSFTHISTINSGMMLLYQLLSNYQTLSGDSVFKDHVAALFTAANVFIRTFSSIISQLCSLYNECSSTPEHEKNVEFAPKESTNGIAGYENLTKQSDVYIAGNDTHMDRVMSMEIIGMILVNRLTHPELLLPFIFLHMISDDLNLQRLAEHNLKLVIKQDVNIFLNKLSMCFQSLMILIVESFFKSCNSPVLGAFGGSTHARMHGFVRIYLEVLEAKRKNAQRFIKALLAQTVVVFDEGFKTRTMNLIRDKSNWSQVNETLDIGQRSNKGKALGIKKVTRDLLCKIKDTVDGEERNEYAFGYFSCLYINLVTTILDKLPVKDKKDSQFITSNVRTLVDNSIQIVDTNKDLLKFRNRQLAQHSNKIKRIYR